The genomic region CGCGACCCCGCGGCGCCGACGAGCAACGGGCCACGAATCAAAACGAGTCCCTCGTACATGAGAAGCGCCGCGCGCGGCGACTTTGTTCTGCGCCGTCTCAAAGGCCGGGACCAAATGAGGCCCTCGCGCAAAACAAAAGCGACACGCGCGTGTCGCTTTTGTTTTGCGCACCGTGTCCGCGTGACCAGGGCGCCCGCCGGTCAGTATCGCCATAAAGCGTTAAACTGCAAAGCTTTACAGATAACGTACAGGAAAGCTTCGCCGAACCCGTTCCCATTTTCACACTAACCCGAAGCGCAAGCGAGGTTTTGCCTCTTTTTCACGTTCCTCGCTGGCGCTTCGGGTTGGTGTACGGCACCTGCGTACCGGGTTAGGCGAAGCTTTACAGATAACGCACGCGGATTTCCTCGTCTCGGCAACGAGCGCGCGTCTCGCGGTGGGCGGCATCCGGCGGAACAAAAATGACATCGTTCTTCGGCGGGGCCAAGCCGAGATTCTGCGCAGGCCAGTCCCACACTACGAGGTTTCTCCCGAGCCTTATCTACCGACCGGCACTTCGTTGGAGATTTTTTGCCGCGTGCTGCCGACTTGCTCTTCGATAAAGCATGTCAGCGGGCCGTTCAGCTCCGTGCCGTCGGCGGCTTGCGCCTTGCCGGAAAGCTGCTGCCGTTGTTTGGCCCAGGTCGCGCCGGGAATCGGGAATTCGACTCTGCCCGACGGTCCGTTGATGATCCAGAAGTACGCGCCTGACGGATTGAGCCTGCCGCCATCGACGCGGCACTCGATGCTGAACGCGCCGCCCGCGCGCTGCTTGGCGTCCCAGAGGGTGACTTGGAGACCCGACGGCGCAGGTTCATTTGGCGCAGCCTCGACGGTGCTTGCCGCGTTGGGCGAAGAGCCGGCACCGTTGCCTGCCGCCGACGGATGCGAGCCGAGCCATCGATAAGCGACGATCCCCAGCGCCACGAGGACCACCGTGCCGGGCAGCAACACCAAGAACACAACATAGAGCAATCCGCTTTTCGATTCACCCTTCTTCGACGCTGCGACCGGCTGCAAACGGCGCGGGCGGCCACGTACCTCTGCTGCTTGATACGCCGCTGGCGCAACCTCCGCCTCAGCATAGGGTCCGCCGGCCGCGAACAGTTCGTCTGCATCGAGCGGCGTGGCCAGCGGCGCTCCGGGATGAACGACCTCCGCCTCCATCACGGGTTCCGCCTCATCCGCCTCGACGGGATCCGCCCAGGGAGTGGCGGGACGCGCCGGCTCCCTCACCCCGCGCGTGGGAATCGGAATCACTTCGCCCGATGAATCACTCGGCCTTCGTGTGCGCGACGTCGGCTGGGCGGGCCGGAGCCGCCGAGTGCCGGGCTGAGTTGCCGGCGCTGGCGGGCGTTCGACGGACGGCCGCCGCGGAATGGCTGACACCGCAGCCTCGATCGAAGCGGGCGGAACAAGGAACTTGTGTCCGCAGGCGCAGATCACGGCCTTGCCCACCTGCCGCTTTTCTCGCGTGTACGCGGCTTTGCACTTCGGGCACTCGAAAGAGTCACTCATAGCTACTGCTCTGTCAGCCGTCCATTGATCGAAGGCGCAAACCTTCGTAGGGTGGGACCAGCGAGCTTGCGAGCGCCGGCCCACCGTGAAAACGACGCCGGTATCGGTGGGCCGGCGCTCGCAAGCTCGCTGGTCCCACCCTACCGCTGCATCCATCCGTGGACCAATCACCTATTGCTGGCCGCTGTCAGACTCCGTCACATCGTGAATGCGGTCGACTTCCAGGGGACCGAGCGTCTGCCGGATGCCGCTGGGCCAGCGGATTTCGACCCGCTCGAGCCGCTCGGCGTCGCCCAGGCCGAAGTGCAGCGTCTTGGACGATTGCGAGAGATAGCCGCCCGCGCACTGCACCTGCCGCACCAGAGTCTGTTTGCCGAGTTGCAAGCGGACCACCGCCCCGATCGCATCGCGGTTGCTTCGCACGCCGCGCAGCCGGAAGGACACGTAGTGCCGATCGGGAAAGTGATTCTGAAAGTAATACGGGCGGTCGTTGAAGTTGTTGACCACCAAGTCAAGCCGGCCGTCACCGTTGAAATCGGCCGTGGCCGCGCAACGAGAGCTGCGCGGCGCCTCGCGGTCCCGCACGCGATCGGGCAACAGCGTGCCCTCGCGGGGCGGCTCGATTCCCTCCTCGGCCGCACGGTCGCGGAAGGTTCCGTCACCATTGTTCATCATCAGATAGTTGGGCCAATAGAAGAAGGGATAGCCCATGCCCGAGGGAACGAAGGTATCTTCGTAACCGTCGTTGTCGAAATCGCCGACGGCGATGCCCCAGGGCCAGAACGTTTCCAGGCCCGCGGCGTCGGATACTTCGGCGAACTTGCCCCCGCCGTCGTTGCGGAACAGCGTGTTGCCGTAGATGATGTTGTCAAAATCGAAGCCCAATTGCTCGCGGAAACGCCTTTCCAGCGTGCGCATATAGGCCCGTTGCGGGGTTTCGGGTGCCTTGTCCGGTCCCTTGATGCTGCGAAACTTCGTTTTTGGTTGCACCAGACGCACGTCGTCGAAACCGATCCACATGTCGGAGTGCATGTCGGTGATGAACAGATCGAGGCGGCCGTCGTTGTTGAAATCGAAGGCCTTGGAGCCGATGCCGCCCATCGACGTTTTTCCCAGCGTCTCGCCGGTCACGTCTTCGAAGTGTCCCTGGCCGTCGTTGCGGTAGAGTTGGCTCGTGCCGAACATGTTCGTGACCAGCAGATCGATGTCACCATCTTCGTCAAAATCGAACACGGCCACGTCTCCGCTCCACCCCTTGCCGGACAGGCCGGCTTCGCCGGTGACGTCGGTGAAAGTGCCGTCGCGGTTGTTGCGAAACAGGACATTGAATTCGCGATCTCCGAGATTGAACACGTGCTTCCAGATAAAGCCGGCCCCCGGATAATATCGGCCCACCTCGTCGTACTCATCGGTGGTCCAACGCGCGGTGTTGGTCACGAACAAGTCCAAGTAGCCGTCATTGTCGTAGTCGAAGAAAGCCGGGGTTTGTGAATGGGCCACCAGCGCCACGCCCGCCAGCTCGGTCGCATCGGAGAAACGCCCGCCTCCCTCGTTTTTGAACAGGACGTTGCCGCCGCGCGTGCTCGTGACGTACAAGTCCTGGTCGCCGTCGTTATCGTAATCGGCGAACGCGGCACCGACGCACATCCGGTCGGTGAGAGCCAACGGGCCGGCCGCGGAGGTGGCCTTGGAGAACGTGCCGTCGCCGCGATTGCGGTACAAACCGTTGTCGCCAAATTGCTTGAGAAACAAAACATCGTCGTTGCCGTCGCCGTCGTAATCGGCGACCGCCACGCCGCAACCGTGGTCGTACAAATTGACCTTGAATTGCTCGGCCGATTGCTGCCGCATGCGGAAATCGATGCCGCTTTTGGGCAGAACGTCGCGAAAACCGGGCTTTCGCGCAGGACGCGCAGGCAGCGGATGGCCAACGCCTTCAACCTGCTCCGCGGCCGGAGAGGACCGATCGCCTTGGCCGACGCCAAAGGAAATGAGCGCGGCGATGAGCAACGCCGCAGGCACCAAAAGCAGGAGTCCAACGACGACAAGAGAGGGTCTTTGATTCATCCTGGCTGGCCGGAGGGAGTGGAGATGGACAGACAAACGGGCTTCCGACGGGCAAAAAAATCCGCCGGCCGCGGCACCATGTATTTTACTCCACCGGACCGCTTCCTCCAAGCGAAGGACCGCTCCGAGCGACAACGGCGATCAACCCTTTCGGAGCGCGATGCGTTACCCGCCGCTTGCCGGGCGGCGCCCCGCTTGCCAGCGGCGAAGAAGTTGCTCGTTCCACCTCAGCGTATCGGCCCAGGCCCGGTCGTAAAGGTTGGCGTTCCGCCCGCGCAGCGGCACCGCCGAAAGCCAGATGTCGGGCTTGATTTCCGCCAGTCGCTCCAGCGAGCTGGCCAGCAATCGCGCGTCCCAACCAAACGGCGGGCCTTGACGTTCGAGCCGGGCGACCGCGATCGCATCCGTATCGAACGGCGCCGGACCGCTAACCAGCACCAGCGCCTCGCCCTGGCGAAATGAGTAGGCCGCCTGCGGCGTGCCGAGACCCTCCAGCGGCCAGGCACGCAGGTTGTTCCAACCGAGGGCGGGCAACTCCTCGGCGGCAACGACGGCGGCGCGTTCCGGGCAAAACGCCGCCACCGCTTCAAGGCAGCCCGCCGGAGCGACCACGCGGCAGCCGGTGCCCTCGACCATTTCCTTCAGCCCGGCCAAGTTCCCCGTGTCGCACGACGTAAGCACGACCGCCGCAACGGCGGGCGCGGGGATCCCCAACGTTTGCCAAGCGGACGCCAGTCGTCGAGATGCGCCCTCGCCGCACGCGCCGTCGAACAGCAGTGCGCGCCCGTTCTCCACCAGCGCATACGCGGCCCGACCGTCGAAATCGCCCAAGTAGTAGAGGCCGTCGAGGACCGCCTTGGGCCTGCCGTCCAAAAAATCCGCTCCATCCCGCGCATAGCGCTGGCAGACGAGTCGCAGCTCGTCGATGCCGCGATCGACGAGCGATTTCCATTCCGCCGCCGTGAGCCGCGGGTCGGGAGCGGCCAGGTCCGAGTCAGGGTGGCCGGGCAGAACCAGGTCGGGGGCAGGCAACTGCCGCAGCGTCTCGAACGAGCGGAGATAACGTTGGGCGTCACCGCCATAGCGGGGGGGCAAACGCGCCGAGTAGGTCCCCAAGGCAACCGTGAGCGTCGAAATGGTGTCGCCCGTGAAGAGCATCCGCTGCCCGTCCGCCTGAAGCAGAAAACAGCAACTCCCCGGCGTATGCCCCGGCGTGGCCAAGACGGTGAACCGCGCCTGGCCCAATTCGAGCACTTGGCCGTCGGCCAATTCGCCGTCGACGACGGTGGGATGCAGGGCTTCGCCCTCGATATCAAACTTGGAAAAAATGGCCTCCCACGGCCCTCCGCGGCGCAACGTGCCGGCGTCGTCGCGGCCGATGTAGATCTTGGCTCCCGTCAGGTCGCGCAGTCGTTGAGCGCCCATCGTGTGGTCGCCGTGCGCGTGCGTGAGCAAGATCATTTTCAGCCGGCCAAGATCGAGGTCCAGTTTTGCCAGTCCGGC from Pirellulales bacterium harbors:
- a CDS encoding CRTAC1 family protein: MPAALLIAALISFGVGQGDRSSPAAEQVEGVGHPLPARPARKPGFRDVLPKSGIDFRMRQQSAEQFKVNLYDHGCGVAVADYDGDGNDDVLFLKQFGDNGLYRNRGDGTFSKATSAAGPLALTDRMCVGAAFADYDNDGDQDLYVTSTRGGNVLFKNEGGGRFSDATELAGVALVAHSQTPAFFDYDNDGYLDLFVTNTARWTTDEYDEVGRYYPGAGFIWKHVFNLGDREFNVLFRNNRDGTFTDVTGEAGLSGKGWSGDVAVFDFDEDGDIDLLVTNMFGTSQLYRNDGQGHFEDVTGETLGKTSMGGIGSKAFDFNNDGRLDLFITDMHSDMWIGFDDVRLVQPKTKFRSIKGPDKAPETPQRAYMRTLERRFREQLGFDFDNIIYGNTLFRNDGGGKFAEVSDAAGLETFWPWGIAVGDFDNDGYEDTFVPSGMGYPFFYWPNYLMMNNGDGTFRDRAAEEGIEPPREGTLLPDRVRDREAPRSSRCAATADFNGDGRLDLVVNNFNDRPYYFQNHFPDRHYVSFRLRGVRSNRDAIGAVVRLQLGKQTLVRQVQCAGGYLSQSSKTLHFGLGDAERLERVEIRWPSGIRQTLGPLEVDRIHDVTESDSGQQ
- a CDS encoding MBL fold metallo-hydrolase, producing the protein MVNEKRWHFGAMIIGLPVIGTTLLGIVALVLWRQFAPGFSAAPAADRPQPAPQPIAECLARGPAKIAEGIYILGDMRPSAVYVVETSAGLAMIDSGLESAHDRLLAGLAKLDLDLGRLKMILLTHAHGDHTMGAQRLRDLTGAKIYIGRDDAGTLRRGGPWEAIFSKFDIEGEALHPTVVDGELADGQVLELGQARFTVLATPGHTPGSCCFLLQADGQRMLFTGDTISTLTVALGTYSARLPPRYGGDAQRYLRSFETLRQLPAPDLVLPGHPDSDLAAPDPRLTAAEWKSLVDRGIDELRLVCQRYARDGADFLDGRPKAVLDGLYYLGDFDGRAAYALVENGRALLFDGACGEGASRRLASAWQTLGIPAPAVAAVVLTSCDTGNLAGLKEMVEGTGCRVVAPAGCLEAVAAFCPERAAVVAAEELPALGWNNLRAWPLEGLGTPQAAYSFRQGEALVLVSGPAPFDTDAIAVARLERQGPPFGWDARLLASSLERLAEIKPDIWLSAVPLRGRNANLYDRAWADTLRWNEQLLRRWQAGRRPASGG